From Eleftheria terrae, the proteins below share one genomic window:
- a CDS encoding DJ-1/PfpI family protein, with product MRRILCLLGAASFFFVAGCTAAPAADGAGATAAASAPAPQGQAIAPYQPRFGRSRPVAAVIGENRYTELSDYVVPYGVLSQSGAAEVVAVATREGPMQMFPAFKIQPQATTAAFDARYPDGADYVIVPAVHYDDDPQLLGWIAAQARKGATVVGICDGVWVVGKAGLLKGRRATGHWYAFDDLRKEFKDTTWVRNRRYVVDGPVVTTTGLSASIPVSLALVEAIAGRDRAQQVAAELGVPDWNVAHDSERFKLGARTVWTIAKNWVAFWSHEDLGLPVAAGVDEITAALVADVYSSTFRSQTFSVAASPGPVRTRRGLVLLPDRVSGGDKAPDRMLAAPGDTPPVRALQRALDDIATRYGQPTAAWVSLKIEHHRD from the coding sequence ATGCGCCGCATCTTGTGCCTGCTGGGGGCTGCCAGCTTCTTCTTCGTCGCCGGCTGCACCGCGGCACCTGCTGCTGACGGCGCCGGTGCCACTGCGGCCGCCAGCGCACCGGCTCCCCAGGGCCAGGCGATCGCGCCCTACCAGCCGCGTTTCGGGCGCAGCCGGCCGGTGGCCGCGGTGATTGGCGAGAACCGCTACACCGAGTTGTCCGACTATGTGGTGCCGTACGGCGTGTTGAGCCAGTCCGGCGCGGCCGAGGTGGTGGCAGTGGCCACCCGGGAAGGGCCGATGCAGATGTTCCCTGCCTTCAAGATCCAGCCGCAGGCGACCACCGCCGCCTTCGACGCGCGTTATCCGGACGGGGCCGACTATGTGATCGTTCCCGCGGTGCATTACGACGACGATCCCCAGCTGCTGGGCTGGATCGCCGCCCAGGCTCGCAAGGGCGCCACCGTGGTCGGCATCTGCGACGGCGTCTGGGTGGTGGGCAAGGCCGGCTTGCTCAAGGGGCGGCGGGCCACCGGCCACTGGTATGCGTTCGACGACCTGCGCAAGGAATTCAAGGACACCACCTGGGTGAGGAACCGCCGCTATGTGGTGGACGGCCCGGTCGTGACGACCACCGGGCTGAGCGCTTCCATCCCGGTGTCGCTGGCGCTGGTGGAGGCCATTGCGGGCCGCGACCGGGCGCAGCAGGTGGCGGCCGAGCTCGGTGTGCCGGACTGGAACGTGGCGCACGACAGCGAGCGCTTCAAGCTCGGTGCCCGCACGGTGTGGACCATCGCCAAGAACTGGGTGGCCTTCTGGTCGCACGAGGACCTGGGGCTGCCGGTGGCGGCCGGCGTGGACGAAATCACCGCCGCATTGGTGGCCGACGTGTATTCCAGCACCTTTCGTTCGCAGACCTTCTCGGTGGCTGCGTCGCCGGGGCCGGTGCGCACGCGGCGCGGCCTCGTCCTGCTGCCCGACCGCGTGAGCGGCGGCGACAAGGCGCCCGACCGGATGCTGGCCGCCCCGGGCGACACCCCGCCGGTGCGGGCGCTGCAGCGAGCGCTGGACGACATCGCAACCCGCTATGGGCAGCCGACGGCGGCCTGGGTGTCGTTGAAGATCGAGCATCACCGGGATTGA